A genomic segment from Tachypleus tridentatus isolate NWPU-2018 unplaced genomic scaffold, ASM421037v1 Hic_cluster_2, whole genome shotgun sequence encodes:
- the LOC143243111 gene encoding uncharacterized protein LOC143243111 isoform X2: MGRGSNPAWQYADQLHGPSTSFIPDIPPLPLFPLDDDGVTDDEALASMLMSWYMSGYHTSNYQALRQMRTESCECQEHGNKKCCLCCSS, encoded by the exons ATGGGAAGAG GTTCCAATCCAGCTTGGCAGTATGCTGATCAACTCCATGGACCATCTACATCTTTT aTTCCAGATATTCCACCACTACCACTTTTTCCTCTGGATGATGATGGTGTCACAGATGACGAAGCTCTAGCTTCAATGCTGATGTCATGGTATATGAGTGGATACCATACTAGTAACTATCAG GCCTTACGACAAATGCGTACTGAAAGCTGTGAATGTCAAGAACATGGCAATAAAAAATGTTGTCTTTGTTGTTCATCATGA
- the LOC143243108 gene encoding nonsense-mediated mRNA decay factor SMG5-like isoform X2: MLKLVIQFPSVDSADSPMWLCYEKNTHASSISKRSLVEQELTPSVVEVIKIINQEGLLPGIKVVADWLIINSDIIVTYGEVFLRIQCLHNFGQLLARLPKTGVNFNSEKECFTASNTEKGFSGAGVEQPVGQRKQMMWNMAHLWLKADVNDLESKVKGGGFPQLSPYLVPDISSFCQHLALLKQLRLSKRFVIVPSVVTAGLDERKKESGSKRSN, from the exons atgttaaaattagtgattcaattcccctcggtggactcagcagatagcccaatgtggctttgctatgagaaaaacacacacgccagTTCAATTAGTAAAAG GTCTCTAGTGGAACAGGAATTGACACCCTCAGTGGTTGAAGTCATTAAAATCATCAACCAAGAAGGACTTTTGCCAGGTATCAAAGTTGTTGCTGATTGGCTAATCATCAATAGTGACATTATTGTAACTTATGGAGAG GTTTTTCTCCGCATACAGTGTCTTCACAATTTTGGCCAGTTATTAGCTAGGCTCCCAAAGACAGGAGTCAATTTTAACTCTGAAAAAGAATGCTTTACTGCAAGTAACACAGAAAAAGGTTTCAGTGGAGCT GGAGTTGAGCAACCTGTAGGTCAAAGAAAACAGATGATGTGGAACATGGCTCATCTGTGGTTGAAG GCTGATGTGAATGATTTGGAATCTAAAGTGAAAGGAGGAGGATTTCCCCAACTTTCCCCTTATCTGGTTCCTGACATTAGCTCCTTCTGTCAACATTTGGCATTGTTAAAGCAGCTGAGATTATCCAAGAGATTTGTTATTGTGCCATCTGTTG TGACAGCTGGTCTTGATGAACGTAAGAAAGAAAGTGGGAGCAAGAGAAGCAATTAG
- the LOC143243111 gene encoding uncharacterized protein LOC143243111 isoform X1, which yields MYISLNRFVQLYVQGSNPAWQYADQLHGPSTSFIPDIPPLPLFPLDDDGVTDDEALASMLMSWYMSGYHTSNYQALRQMRTESCECQEHGNKKCCLCCSS from the exons ATGTATATAAGCTTGAACCGTTTTGTTCAATTGTATGTACAAGGTTCCAATCCAGCTTGGCAGTATGCTGATCAACTCCATGGACCATCTACATCTTTT aTTCCAGATATTCCACCACTACCACTTTTTCCTCTGGATGATGATGGTGTCACAGATGACGAAGCTCTAGCTTCAATGCTGATGTCATGGTATATGAGTGGATACCATACTAGTAACTATCAG GCCTTACGACAAATGCGTACTGAAAGCTGTGAATGTCAAGAACATGGCAATAAAAAATGTTGTCTTTGTTGTTCATCATGA
- the LOC143243108 gene encoding nonsense-mediated mRNA decay factor SMG5-like isoform X1 produces the protein MLKLVIQFPSVDSADSPMWLCYEKNTHASSISKRSLVEQELTPSVVEVIKIINQEGLLPGIKVVADWLIINSDIIVTYGEVFLRIQCLHNFGQLLARLPKTGVNFNSEKECFTASNTEKGFSGAVSTEAGVEQPVGQRKQMMWNMAHLWLKADVNDLESKVKGGGFPQLSPYLVPDISSFCQHLALLKQLRLSKRFVIVPSVVTAGLDERKKESGSKRSN, from the exons atgttaaaattagtgattcaattcccctcggtggactcagcagatagcccaatgtggctttgctatgagaaaaacacacacgccagTTCAATTAGTAAAAG GTCTCTAGTGGAACAGGAATTGACACCCTCAGTGGTTGAAGTCATTAAAATCATCAACCAAGAAGGACTTTTGCCAGGTATCAAAGTTGTTGCTGATTGGCTAATCATCAATAGTGACATTATTGTAACTTATGGAGAG GTTTTTCTCCGCATACAGTGTCTTCACAATTTTGGCCAGTTATTAGCTAGGCTCCCAAAGACAGGAGTCAATTTTAACTCTGAAAAAGAATGCTTTACTGCAAGTAACACAGAAAAAGGTTTCAGTGGAGCTGTAAGTACTGAGGCT GGAGTTGAGCAACCTGTAGGTCAAAGAAAACAGATGATGTGGAACATGGCTCATCTGTGGTTGAAG GCTGATGTGAATGATTTGGAATCTAAAGTGAAAGGAGGAGGATTTCCCCAACTTTCCCCTTATCTGGTTCCTGACATTAGCTCCTTCTGTCAACATTTGGCATTGTTAAAGCAGCTGAGATTATCCAAGAGATTTGTTATTGTGCCATCTGTTG TGACAGCTGGTCTTGATGAACGTAAGAAAGAAAGTGGGAGCAAGAGAAGCAATTAG